Part of the Bacillus sp. THAF10 genome is shown below.
TGTAGCCCATTCCTAGGAACAGATCCTCAATTTCTTCGATTACTTTTGTAAGCGGGTGAGGATTTCCTGTTGGAGCGGGACGGCCAGGTAACGTGACATCGATTGTTTCCGATGCAAGCTTCTTCGCTACTTCCGCTTTTTCAAGCTCAGCTTGTTTCGCTTCAATTTTCTCGGCAACATTGCCACGAACGACGTTTGCAAGTGCTCCCATTTTCGGGCGCTCTTCTGCTGAAAGCTTCCCCATTCCTTTTAAAATCTCTGTGATGGGACCTTTTTTCCCAAGGTACGCCACTCGAACTTCATTAAGTGCCTTTAAGTCTTGTGCTTGTTCTACCTGCTCAATGGCAAGCGTTTCAAGTTCCTTTAATCTTTCTTCCATGTTGATTCCTCCCTTGATTTTTTTTACAAAGCTCTTTTCTAAAAAATGTTCCAATTACCCAAGAAAAAGTCGGTATTAGGACTTTTTCTAATCATAAGAGCAATGGATGTTGTCACATCTTTAAATCTCCCTCCACGAAAAGAACACGACAGCAACTTGGATTACGGAGATTTCAACTGTACCGAGAGCAATGAAGTTTGCGAAAACAGGTTTTACAAATAAAAAAACTCGCCTCTTCTATAAAGAAGGGACGAGTTATATTCGCGGTACCACCCTAGTTAACAAAAATACAGAATTTTTGTTCGCTCAATTTAACATAACGGCTATTCGCCGGTACACCTTTACAGCGGTATTATCTGCTGGTCCAAGTGCCAACTCAAGAGGTGAAATGTTCACTCTGTCTTCCTTTAAAATGCTTTCAGTCTACGGCATTTTATCCCTAGTAAGGTCTAACATGAGCTACTTGCCTCTGTCACTGTTTTGTACATATGTAACTATTGTTATATTATATTGAAAACATGTTGATGTTGCAACTCTATCCGTGTAAATAATACATTAATATTCCGGCTGCCACTCCGACATTTAAGGATTCAGCTTGACCACGGATCGGAATATAAAGGTTTTGGTCTGTTGCTTCCAAGTGCTCTTTTGTCATTCCTTTTCCTTCATTACCAAGGATTAAGGCAAAGGAGGGTGACGGGGTAACCTGTTGATAGGAAACACCATTCTCAAGAGCAGTCCCGTATATCGGTATGGAATGCTGCTTGCAAGCATCTATATAAGTGGGAAGTGCCCCTTGGATGATTGGCAAATGAAAAATAGAGCCTTGTGTGGAACGAATCACTTTTCCACTGTAAAGGTCCGCACAGCCTTCTCCTAAAATAACCATATCCATTCCTGCTGCATCTGCCGTTCTTATCATGGTACCCACATTGCCTGGATCTTGTACATTATCAAGCATTAATATTTTTTCTTTAATCGGGTGCTCCGGTGGTGTGGGAATGCGGCAGATTGCAACTACTCCCTGTGGTGTCTCTGTTTCGCTTAATTCCTTTAGCACAGCAGGAACTGCATAGGTTAAGTCGACGTGTTGCAGATTCCAATTCTTAGGAAGGGAACGATCCTCTGAAATGATGATCTCTTCAACCAGATTGTCTACTTTTAAGGCTTCTTCGACAAGATGAAAGCCTTCAATTATAAAGGTGCCGCTCTTTTCCCGTTCTTTTTTCTTGTGCAGTTTTTTCCACTGCTTTACTTTATTATTTTTTACTGATTCAATATGTTTCAACAGTTACTTTCTCCTTTATCAACGCTAGATACTGCTATTATACGCATTTCTTTTACATAATTAAAGTCAGGGCAGGACAGGATATCAAATGATACTATTTTTCCTACGAGGTGATTTGAATGAATTTAAATTTACGCCACGCGATTCGTCAAAATGTGGAAGGAAATTCCCAAGACCAGCTTAGAGATACAATCTTAGATGCCATTAATAAAGGCGAAGAAAAGATGCTTCCAGGTTTAGGCGTGTTGTTTGAAGTGATTTGGGAAAATTCTTCTGAGCAGGAAAAGTCCGAAATGCTCTCTACGCTTGAGGATGGCTTGAAATAGTATTGGATGGAAGAGCAGCTCCTTTGGGGGCTGTTTTTTTATTTTGGGAGGAAGTAGGTTCTCTTATATTTTGAGCCGCAATGAGAGAGTTTTAAAGAATAAATAATTTTAGAAGTTGTTGAATCCGAAGCTAACCCGAGGAATTTTTTTAATTGTTGATGCGTAATGTTTGTCCCGAAAAGTAATAAGTAGTCTTCCAAAGTTTGTTTATGAGCATCTTTAGTTTCGTGTTTACAGTGTTTACAAACCCAAGATCCACCTCTTCGTTTCATCGAAATGTTGAAACAGTTGGGACAATGTACCCCTTCTATTATCTCATCTGGCTTGATATCAAAACGTTCAAGGATGTTGATATCTTCTTCGCAATGCTTCTTTAATAATTTTCGTGATATTTTTAATAATTCTTTTTCAGTAAAGATGG
Proteins encoded:
- a CDS encoding RNA methyltransferase; amino-acid sequence: MKHIESVKNNKVKQWKKLHKKKEREKSGTFIIEGFHLVEEALKVDNLVEEIIISEDRSLPKNWNLQHVDLTYAVPAVLKELSETETPQGVVAICRIPTPPEHPIKEKILMLDNVQDPGNVGTMIRTADAAGMDMVILGEGCADLYSGKVIRSTQGSIFHLPIIQGALPTYIDACKQHSIPIYGTALENGVSYQQVTPSPSFALILGNEGKGMTKEHLEATDQNLYIPIRGQAESLNVGVAAGILMYYLHG
- the sspI gene encoding small acid-soluble spore protein SspI — protein: MNLNLRHAIRQNVEGNSQDQLRDTILDAINKGEEKMLPGLGVLFEVIWENSSEQEKSEMLSTLEDGLK